A single Pseudalkalibacillus hwajinpoensis DNA region contains:
- a CDS encoding urease accessory protein UreD, whose translation MTYTGYLKLEASDRYGKSVLSDAYYNGVFKISRPTYNEEGLPLLQMIHVGGGYVDGDTYYTEILVKEKARLAVTTQASTKVYKTPNKQVIQKAFYKLEEHSELHMKLDPLIAYRDARFTQETEVHMDESAVFFLTDIVTPGWSKDGVLFPYECVTSKVKIYQNKNLKVYDHLRLKPEEDMKRLLQLEGNTHIGSLYFIHPNVTGEWIEKLREYLASFGDTHYGISMLQVPGCCFRILAKRTAHIEKVFAAIETFIHNTIYNRSAISWRK comes from the coding sequence GTGACCTATACAGGTTATCTCAAGTTAGAAGCATCTGATCGATATGGGAAATCCGTGCTTTCGGATGCTTACTATAACGGTGTTTTTAAGATTTCACGCCCTACTTACAATGAGGAAGGACTTCCTCTGTTGCAAATGATCCATGTAGGTGGAGGATATGTAGACGGTGATACGTATTATACGGAAATTCTTGTGAAGGAGAAGGCTAGGTTAGCTGTTACAACGCAGGCTTCCACTAAGGTTTACAAAACACCAAATAAGCAAGTTATACAAAAAGCGTTCTATAAATTAGAAGAGCATAGTGAATTACATATGAAGCTGGATCCGCTCATTGCTTATCGAGATGCTCGCTTTACGCAAGAAACAGAAGTACACATGGATGAAAGTGCTGTTTTCTTTTTGACAGACATTGTAACGCCGGGATGGTCAAAGGATGGCGTCCTCTTTCCTTATGAGTGTGTAACCTCTAAGGTGAAAATCTATCAGAATAAGAATCTCAAAGTATATGATCATTTACGGTTGAAGCCTGAAGAAGATATGAAGAGGTTGCTTCAGTTAGAGGGGAACACCCATATCGGTTCATTGTACTTTATTCATCCGAACGTAACAGGAGAGTGGATAGAGAAGTTAAGAGAGTACCTTGCATCGTTCGGTGATACTCATTACGGAATATCGATGTTGCAGGTTCCGGGGTGCTGTTTCCGAATTCTTGCGAAGCGAACGGCACATATTGAGAAGGTTTTTGCTGCTATCGAAACGTTTATTCATAACACCATTTACAATAGGAGTGCGATATCCTGGCGGAAGTAG
- the ureG gene encoding urease accessory protein UreG: protein MSEPIRIGIGGPVGAGKTLLVDRLTRAMNNEFSMAVITNDIYTKEDAMFLNKNGILPSDRIIGVETGGCPHTAIREDASMNFAAIDELNERHEDLDLIFVESGGDNLAATFSPELVDFSIYIIDVAQGEKIPRKGGQGMIKSDLFIINKTDLAPYVGANLDIMREDTLKSRGDRPFFFTNLKDETGVSDVVQWIKEQAFFVGLEQ from the coding sequence ATGAGTGAACCCATACGAATAGGAATTGGCGGACCAGTTGGTGCTGGCAAAACGCTTTTAGTGGATCGCTTAACAAGAGCAATGAATAACGAATTTAGTATGGCTGTCATCACAAATGATATTTATACGAAAGAAGATGCGATGTTTTTGAATAAGAACGGGATTTTGCCTTCGGACCGCATCATCGGCGTAGAAACAGGAGGATGTCCGCATACGGCGATTCGAGAAGATGCATCGATGAACTTTGCTGCTATTGATGAATTGAATGAACGTCATGAAGATCTTGATCTCATTTTTGTTGAAAGTGGTGGCGATAATCTAGCGGCAACTTTCAGTCCTGAGCTTGTTGATTTTTCGATTTATATTATAGATGTGGCGCAGGGAGAGAAAATCCCCCGTAAAGGCGGTCAGGGGATGATTAAGTCGGATTTGTTTATTATTAATAAAACGGATCTTGCTCCTTATGTTGGCGCCAATCTTGATATCATGCGAGAGGATACGTTGAAATCAAGAGGAGATCGTCCATTTTTCTTTACTAACTTAAAGGATGAAACTGGCGTTAGTGATGTTGTACAGTGGATTAAGGAGCAGGCCTTTTTTGTAGGACTTGAGCAGTGA
- a CDS encoding urease accessory protein UreF produces MTNALFSILQLSDSQFPSGAFSHSFGIETYIANGTIHDSSSFQHVLELFLMNQLVYTDGLACRFAYEALEVDDTDRLWELDQSLYALGMARETREGNRRIGNRLVKVVSTLYPNAIFNQYMDAMKEKKVYGHGALVFAIVCYHLGIDVESAVSCYGFATASSLVQNAVRGVPLGQTEGQQILVSIQPLLTDCVKQIMSLEDSDFGIGAPGLEIAQMKHEAINVRLFMS; encoded by the coding sequence ATGACTAATGCGCTCTTTTCGATCCTTCAACTAAGTGATTCGCAGTTTCCCTCAGGGGCCTTTTCGCATTCGTTTGGAATAGAAACATATATTGCAAATGGCACAATTCATGACTCTTCTTCATTTCAACATGTTCTTGAGCTTTTTCTAATGAATCAGCTAGTTTATACGGATGGACTTGCCTGTCGGTTTGCGTATGAAGCCTTAGAAGTGGATGACACGGATCGTCTATGGGAGCTGGATCAATCATTGTATGCGTTGGGGATGGCTAGGGAGACCCGAGAAGGGAACAGAAGAATTGGTAATCGCTTAGTTAAGGTAGTTTCCACCCTTTATCCGAACGCGATATTTAATCAGTATATGGATGCAATGAAGGAGAAAAAGGTGTACGGCCATGGGGCACTGGTATTTGCGATTGTATGTTATCACCTTGGTATTGATGTTGAAAGTGCGGTTTCATGCTACGGATTTGCAACTGCTTCGTCACTCGTTCAAAACGCCGTTCGAGGCGTCCCGCTTGGTCAAACAGAAGGACAGCAAATTCTTGTTTCAATTCAGCCACTTTTAACAGATTGTGTGAAGCAGATTATGTCTCTTGAAGACAGTGACTTTGGGATAGGCGCTCCTGGCCTTGAAATTGCACAAATGAAGCATGAGGCGATCAATGTTCGTCTATTTATGAGTTAA
- a CDS encoding urease accessory protein UreE → MIISEIKGNIRDEKDTLPHVERVYLRSDELVKRIQRVKTDHGKELGIKLSKPKDLVDGDILYRADDNMIIVSVMEDEVIVIYPNSLKQMGEVAHMLGNRHLPAQFEGDEMIVQHDYLVIQLLTELNISHVIEKRKMKEAFKYIGHD, encoded by the coding sequence ATGATCATTAGTGAGATAAAAGGAAACATTCGTGACGAAAAGGATACGCTACCGCATGTAGAAAGAGTTTATCTTCGAAGTGATGAACTTGTGAAACGAATTCAGCGAGTAAAGACCGATCACGGAAAAGAGCTTGGGATTAAACTTTCTAAGCCGAAAGATTTAGTCGATGGTGATATTCTGTATCGTGCGGATGACAATATGATTATTGTCAGTGTGATGGAAGATGAAGTGATCGTCATTTATCCTAATTCTTTGAAACAAATGGGAGAAGTCGCTCATATGCTAGGCAATCGCCATTTGCCAGCACAATTTGAAGGAGATGAGATGATTGTGCAGCATGATTATCTAGTTATTCAGTTGTTAACAGAACTAAATATTTCTCATGTGATTGAAAAACGAAAAATGAAAGAAGCTTTTAAATACATTGGGCATGACTAA